GCGGGAGAAGATAGGCATGCCAGGCGGAGGTGGGCGCGGGAGCGGCATCCACCGCAGTCTCGAGCTCCTCGCCCACGACCTCCGGGGATGCCTCTGTTTCGGTTTCGACCTCGGCGAGACTCGGGTCGGCGCCCGCATCGACGTCCGGTGCCTCTTCGCTCGGGGCCGTCGCGACCTCCTCGGAGATCGATTCCTCACCGTCGGCTGCGGCGATCTCGGTCTCCGCGACCACCTGATCGGGCGTCTCCCCGGAAGGTTCCGAATCGATCTCGATTGCGACCGATTCCTCCGGCGTTCCCCCCTGAAGTCGCGCCACCTCGGCGTTTCTCAGTTGCAGCAGGGTCTGGATGTCGGCGAGCTGCGTCTCCAGCTCACGGACCCTCTCGCGAAGCTCCTCGGTCTCCTGACGGGCCGATTCGCTCGCCTCGATCACCAGCAGGAGCTCCTGCTCCAGATCGGTCGCCGGCGACGGCGGCGTGCTCAAGGGGTCACGGTCGGGGTCATCGTCGGCTGGCGCCGGCGCCGCCTCGACGGTGCCGGGGACCGCACCGGCGGCTGCGCCCGCGATGCGCAGACGCGCGCTCTCCGCAGCTGCCGCGTCGTCGATCCGCGCAACCTCGGTGATGGGCGAGCGCCGCACCGTACCGCCCTGCAGTGCCGCCTGAAGCTCCGCCGCCGCGGCGGCCTCGTCGAGCGCAAACAATTCAGCGCGCGTGGGGATAACGAGGGTCTTGCCGGCGATCAAACGGTCGATATCGCCGTTGATGAAGGCGTCCTGATTGTTTCGGTACAGCGCCAGAGCGGTCTGGGCCGTCGTCGCGCCCGCGGGTTGAGCCCCGCGCGCCAGTCGCAATAGCCCAGTGCCGGAACGCACGGGACCGAAGTAGGCGGGGAATCCATCCGGCCCGCTCGGGATCCGGCGGACCGGCTGCGACGGGGGCCGATCCACAGCATCGCTGCGCGGCGGTGCCGGGTCGGAGCGCGCGGCCGATCGCGGTGGCGAAGGGGGCGTCGCCGGTCGGCGATCCGTGATGGCGGGCGGGCGCACCTCGGCGGAGGCACGCCGCTCGGACATCGACGGCGGGTCCAAGAGGACGGTGAATTCCTTGGTCAGTTGGCCGGCCGGCCAGACGACCTCGACGAGGAAGTCCATGAAGGGCTCACGGATCGGCTCGCGACTCGTGACACGAATCACCGCACCGCCGCGTGCGGACACCTCGGGCTTGAAGGCGAGCCCGGTCAAAAAGTGATATCGCTCGATCCCCGATTTCGCAAAGGCATCGGGGCCCGCGAGTGATGCCTTGACGGTGTCGAGCTCGTCGGATTTGACGTCGAAGAGATCGATCTCGCCGACGAAAGGCTGGTTGAGGGCGGAGTCGGTGCGTAATCCTCCGAGGCCGAGGGCAAAAGCGTCGGAGCCCATCAGGGCCAAGACAATGAGCGACGCCTGAATGACCTGACGAGACATCCGCCTCCCTCGTGCGCTGGCGGCATCGGACCGCCGGAATCGGGAGAGCCGGCGACCGATGGCTCGTCCGGCTCGTATTACCCCTGAAGCAACCGGACTATATCCGAACGCGTCCGTGCACACCAAGAACGCTGTATCCGGCTATCCGCCCGAGATCGAGCGCGACCGGATCAGCGCGCGAGCAAGATCCGCAGCATGCGTCGCAGGGGTTCGGCCGCGCCCCAGAGCAGCTGATCGCCGACCGTGAAGGCCGTGAGATAGCGCTCGCCCAGGTTCATCTTGCGCAGTCGACCGACCGGGACCGTCAGGGTGCCGGTCACCGCAGCCGGAGACAGGCCCTGCACGGTCTCTTGCCGATCGTTGGGGATGAGCCGCACCCAGTCGTTGGAAGCCGCGATGATCTCCTCGATCTGCGGGATCGAGCAATCACGCGTCAGCTTGATCGTCAGCCCCTGGCTATGGCAGCGCATGGCACCGACACGCACGCACAGACCGTCGATCGGCACGGGATCACCCTCGCGACCGAGGATCTTGTTGGTCTCGGCCATGCCCTTCCATTCCTCGCGGCTCTGACCGTTCGGCAGGGCGGTGTCGATCCAGGGGATCAGACCACCGGCCAGAGGGGCTCCGAAGTTCTCGGTCGGAAAGGCGGTGTCGCGCATGGTCTCGGTGACGCGCCGGTCGATCTCCAGGATGGCGGATGCAGCATCATCGAGGAGCGGCGACACGGCACCGTGCAGCGCGCCCATCTGCGAGAGCAGCTCGCGCATGTTCTTCGCACCCGCACCGGAGGCCGCCTGATAGGTCATGGCACTGACCCAGTCGACCAGACCCTCGCGGAACAGCCCGCCGATCGCCATCAGCATGAGGCTCACGGTGCAGTTGCCGCCGATGAAGTCGCGCTTGCCCTGCTC
The sequence above is drawn from the Thiocapsa rosea genome and encodes:
- the asd gene encoding aspartate-semialdehyde dehydrogenase: MKRVGFIGWRGMVGSVLMDRMRAEGDFDLIPEAVFFTTSQVGQPGPDVGRGARRLQDAESIDALREMDLILTCQGGDYTKAIYPKLRATGWDGYWIDAASALRMDPNATIILDPVNQPVIDVALEQGKRDFIGGNCTVSLMLMAIGGLFREGLVDWVSAMTYQAASGAGAKNMRELLSQMGALHGAVSPLLDDAASAILEIDRRVTETMRDTAFPTENFGAPLAGGLIPWIDTALPNGQSREEWKGMAETNKILGREGDPVPIDGLCVRVGAMRCHSQGLTIKLTRDCSIPQIEEIIAASNDWVRLIPNDRQETVQGLSPAAVTGTLTVPVGRLRKMNLGERYLTAFTVGDQLLWGAAEPLRRMLRILLAR
- a CDS encoding FimV/HubP family polar landmark protein, producing MSRQVIQASLIVLALMGSDAFALGLGGLRTDSALNQPFVGEIDLFDVKSDELDTVKASLAGPDAFAKSGIERYHFLTGLAFKPEVSARGGAVIRVTSREPIREPFMDFLVEVVWPAGQLTKEFTVLLDPPSMSERRASAEVRPPAITDRRPATPPSPPRSAARSDPAPPRSDAVDRPPSQPVRRIPSGPDGFPAYFGPVRSGTGLLRLARGAQPAGATTAQTALALYRNNQDAFINGDIDRLIAGKTLVIPTRAELFALDEAAAAAELQAALQGGTVRRSPITEVARIDDAAAAESARLRIAGAAAGAVPGTVEAAPAPADDDPDRDPLSTPPSPATDLEQELLLVIEASESARQETEELRERVRELETQLADIQTLLQLRNAEVARLQGGTPEESVAIEIDSEPSGETPDQVVAETEIAAADGEESISEEVATAPSEEAPDVDAGADPSLAEVETETEASPEVVGEELETAVDAAPAPTSAWHAYLLPLAGFAGVTALGVLAFSLVSARRRREQEENEDEWSIDSAVVTLQEPESESESEPVAPEPTPAGVADRTPADAARVPPSEPEPAAPEPTDQEPQSDSGLLAPSSQLTAFGHFEAETDEADALSEADIYIAYGRYKEAEELLKRELKRFPERLDVRFKLAEVYAGSENPEALRKLMQHLKATGADTAEPARWQRLSAIAAVVEQGGTWDPGATMPITEATGIPAKETDPDLPALDDASDASFGEPREDENDFFTLDLDEFESKPRPGSTPAPVHGPARGTAAPSPVAETLSPPSQDEDLPLLFDDSALDSPLELPELSALQDPAAPSGTEDLNPRDGLPEESDLVLTLDDLRDSRDLDLDAFLDAGPPPVVGSRAQPEESLPSLTLPRNAVAPSAGDAPGGDPLPDVLEPPDEGLAEQWAMDSGIWDENATKLDLARAYIDMDDVSSAREILQEVIADGREEQRGEARDMLRTLA